Proteins encoded by one window of Oreochromis niloticus isolate F11D_XX linkage group LG17, O_niloticus_UMD_NMBU, whole genome shotgun sequence:
- the copg2 gene encoding coatomer subunit gamma-2 produces MIKKFDKKDEESGSGSNPFQHLEKSAVLQEARIFNETPINPRRCLHILTKIIYLLNQGEHFGTTEATEAFFAMTRLFQSNDQTLRRMCYLTIKEMANISEDVIIVTSSLTKDMTGKEDVYRGPAIRALCRITDTTMLQAIERYMKQAIVDKVPSVSSSALVSSLHMVKMSYDVVKRWVNEAQEAASSDNIMVQYHALGLLYHLRKNDRLAVTKMLNKFTKSGLKSPFAYCMLIRIASKLLDETEGGHDSPLFDFIESCLRNKNEMVVYEAASAIVHMPNCTARELAPAVSVLQLFCSSPKAALRYAAVRTLNKVAMKHPSAVTACNLDLENLITDSNRSIATLAITTLLKTGSESSVDRLMKQISSFVSEISDEFKVVVVQAISALCQKYPRKHSVMMNFLSNMLRDDGGFEYKRAIVDCIISIIEENPESKETGLAHLCEFIEDCEHTVLATKILHLLGKEGPRTPQPSKYIRFIFNRVVLESEAVRAAAVSALAKFGAQNDDLLPSVLVLLQRCMMDSDDEVRDRATFYMNVLQQKQKALNAAYIFNGLSVSIPGLEKSLHQYTLEPSEKPFDMKTVPLATAPITEQKTEIAPVATSKLPEKLAPSRQDIYQEQLAAIPEFQGLGPLFKSSEPVQLTEAETEYVVRCIKHTFAGHMVFQFDCTNTLNDQLLQKVLVQMEPSEAYEVVQYVPAPSLPYSQPGSCYTLIRLPDDDPTAVSCTFSCTMKYLVRDCDPNTGEPDDDGYDDEYVLEDLEVTVADHIQKVLKPNFGAAWDEVGDEFEKEETFALASVRTLDEAVGNIISFLGMQPCERSDKVPENKNSHVLFLAGVFRGGHDVLVRARLALADGVTMQVTVRSGDENVVDVILASVG; encoded by the exons atgattaaaaaatttGATAAGAAAGACGAGGAGTCTG GAAGTGGCTCAAACCCTTTCCAGCATCTGGAGAAGAGTGCAGTCTTGCAGGAG gCTCGCATCTTCAACGAGACTCCTATTAATCCAAGAAGATGCCTCCACATTCTCACCAAGATTATCTATCTCCTCAACCAG GGAGAGCATTTTGGAACCACAGAGGCCACTGAGGCTTTCTTTGCAATGACCAGGCTCTTTCAGTCCAATGAT CAAACTTTGAGGAGGATGTGCTACCTAACTATCAAAGAGATGGCCAACATCTCAGAGGATGTCATCATTGTCACTAGCAG CTTGACCAAAGACATGACTGGGAAGGAGGATGTATACAGAGGACCTGCCATCAGAGCTCTCTGCAGGATTACAGAT ACGACCATGCTGCAGGCTATTGAGAGATACATGAAGCAGGCTATTGTTGACAAGGTTCCCAGTGTGTCCAGTTCAGCTTTGGTCTCCTCGCTG CACATGGTGAAGATGAGCTACGATGTGGTGAAGCGCTGGGTGAATGAAGCCCAGGAGGCTGCTTCCAGTGACAACATCATGGTCCAG TACCACGCCCTGGGCCTGTTGTATCACCTCAGGAAGAATGACCGCCTCGCTGTGACCAAGATGCTCAACAAGTTCACCAAGTCTGGGCTCAAGTCTCCCTTTGCCTACTGCATGCTCATCCGGATTGCCAGCAAACTGCTGGATGAGACAGAGGGAGG TCATGACAGCCCCTTGTTTGACTTCATCGAGAGCTGCTTGAGGAACAAGAATGAGATGGTGGTGTACGAGGCTGCTTCTGCTATTGTCCATATGCCCAACTGCACTGCCAGGGAGCTGGCCCCTGCTGTGTCAG TGTTGCAGCTCTTCTGCAGCTCTCCTAAAGCTGCACTGAGATACGCTGCTGTCAGGACCCTCAATAAG GTGGCCATGAAGCATCCATCAGCCGTGACTGCGTGCAACCTGGACCTTGAGAACCTGATCACCGATTCTAACCGCAGCATTGCCACGCTGGCCATCACCACTCTTCTCAAGACTGGCAGTGAAAGCAGCGTGGATCGACTCATGAAGCAGATCTCCTCTTTTGTCTCAGAGATCTCAGATGAGTTCAAG gtGGTTGTGGTGCAGGCCATCAGTGCTCTCTGTCAGAAGTATCCCAGGAAGCACAGCGTCATGATGAACTTCTTGTCCAACATGCTCAGAGATGAT GGTGGATTTGAGTACAAGCGGGCCATCGTGGACTGCATCATCAGCATCATCGAGGAGAACCCTGAGAGCAAAGAGACGGGCTTGGCCCATCTGTGCGAGTTTATCGAGGACTGCGAGCACACTGTGCTCGCCACAAAGATCCTGCACCTGCTGGGCAAAGAGGGCCCACGCACCCCGCAGCCCTCCAAGTACATTCGCTTTATTTTCAACCGAGTGGTGCTGGAGAGCGAGGCTGTCCGTGCAG CTGCTGTCAGCGCTTTGGCTAAATTTGGAGCTCAGAATGATGATCTGCTTCCAAGTGTCCTGGTTCTTTTGCAGAG GTGTATGATGGACAGTGATGATGAGGTGCGTGACAGAGCTACTTTCTACATGAACGTGCTCCAGCAGAAGCAGAAGGCTCTGAATGCTGCCTACATCTTTAATG GACTTTCTGTTTCCATTCCTGGTTTGGAGAAGTCCCTCCATCAGTACACCTTGGAGCCCTCAGAGAAACCTTTTGATATGAAGACAGTTCCTTTGGCCACTGCTCCTATCACAGAGCAGAAAACGG AAATCGCCCCAGTCGCTACAAGCAAGCTTCCAGAAAAGTTGGCCCCATCACGCCAGGACATCTATCAGG AACAACTTGCGGCCATCCCAGAATTCCAGGGTCTCGGCCCGCTGTTCAAGTCTTCGGAGCCGGTGCAGCTGACGGAGGCTGAGACCGAATATGTGGTGCGCTGCATCAAACACACGTTCGCCGGACACATGGTGTTCCAGTTTGACTGCACGAACACTCTAAACGACCAGCTGCTGCAGAAG GTGTTAGTGCAGATGGAGCCCTCGGAGGCCTATGAGGTCGTACAGTATGTCCCCGCCCCAAGCCTCCCATACAGTCAGCCTGGTTCTTGTTACACTTTGATCCGGCTTCCCGATGACGACCCCACAGCTG TGTCTTGTACGTTCAGCTGTACTATGAAGTACCTGGTGAGGGACTGCGACCCCAACACAGGAGAGCCTGACGATGACGGTTACGACGATGAATATGTG TTGGAGGATCTAGAGGTAACGGTTGCAGACCACATCCAGAAGGTTCTGAAACCAAATTTCGGAGCAGCGTGGGACGAAGTAGGAGACGAATTTGAGAAGGAAGAAACTTTTGCCCTTGCATCTGTACGAACTCTAGATG AGGCGGTGGGTAACATTATCAGCTTCCTGGGAATGCAGCCATGTGAGCGCTCCGACAAAGTTCCTGAAAATAAGAACTCACACGTCCTCTTCCTTGCTG GTGTGTTTCGCGGAGGTCACGACGTGCTGGTTCGGGCTCGGCTCGCGCTGGCTGACGGCGTCACCATGCAGGTGACGGTTCGTAGCGGAGACGAGAACGTCGTCGATGTCATCTTGGCTTCAGTGGGTTAA
- the mest gene encoding mesoderm-specific transcript homolog protein: MREWWIHVGLICIPLVAVYLHIPPPQLSTALQKWHGAGKVFHFRGFKIFYRDSLGALGSSDVIILLHGFPTSSYDWSKIWDPLTQRFHRVIALDFLGFGFSDKPRPHKYSIFEQASVVEALVAHLGLSNQRVNLVSHDYGDTVALELLYRSDQNRTGRLTLNSLCLSNGGLFPETHHPRLLQMLLKDSSFLAPILTRLTNFVIFQKGIGEVFGPYTQPTDAEFWDMWTGLRYNDGNLVLDSILQYINQRLKHRERWVGALTSTYVPLHMIYGPLDPVNPHPQFIRLYQKLVQRSTVTILDEHISHYPQLEDPTGFLNAYFNFIHSF; the protein is encoded by the exons ATGAGAGAGTGGTGGATTCATGTGGGTTTGATCTGCATCCCTCTGGTGGCCGTGTACCTGCACATCCCGCCCCCTCAGCTGTCCACTGCGCTGCAGAAGTGGCACGGTGCTGGGAAGGTCTTCCACTTCAGAGGCTTTAAAATCTTCTATAGAG ACTCTCTCGGTGCTTTGGGAAGCTCAGATGTCATCATTCTACTCCATGGCTTCCCCACCTCCAGCTATGACTGGAGCAAG ATCTGGGATCCGCTCACACAACGATTCCATCGTGTGATTGCGCTGGACTTCCTCGGTTTTGGCTTCAGTGATAAACCG CGGCCCCATAAGTACTCCATCTTCGAGCAGGCCAGTGTGGTGGAAGCCCTGGTGGCCCACTTGGGTCTGAGCAACCAGCGAGTGAACCTGGTGTCCCACGACTATGGAGACACCGTGGCCCTGGAGCTGCTTTATAG GAGTGACCAAAATCGCACAGGTCGTCTGACTTTAAACAGCCTGTGTCTTTCCAATGGAG GATTGTTCCCAGAAACGCACCACCCACGGCTGCTGCAGATG CTTCTGAAGGACTCGAGTTTTCTGGCTCCGATTCTGACGCGCCTCACCAACTTTGTGATCTTTCAAAAAGG GATAGGAGAGGTGTTCGGCCCATACACGCAGCCCACAGATGCTGAGTTTTGGGACATGTGGACGGGGTTACGCTACAATGATGGCAACTTAGTTTTGGACAG TATTCTGCAATACATCAACCAGAGACTGAAACACAGAGAGCGCTGGGTGGGAGCGCTCACTTCCACATATGTCCCAC TGCACATGATCTACGGACCCCTGGACCCCGTCAACCCCCACCCCCAGTTCATCCGTCTTTACCA GAAGCTGGTCCAGAGGTCAACAGTCACAATTTTGGACGAGCACATCAGTCACTACCCTCAGCTGGAAGATCCCACTGGCTTCTTAAATGCatatttcaattttattcactCTTTCTGA